Proteins encoded by one window of Chondromyces crocatus:
- a CDS encoding AgmX/PglI C-terminal domain-containing protein, whose product MITKVQGSLGWMLVVAAFAGCGGTQPPAEVPEAEGSSSTARRGGSGMGISAEIGALDEADTQAVFEKAAGKLMRCFEQGMRRVPYLGGEVRLAARVTESGGARWVYVKDSTLGDRQAETCMVETLRGVSWPKPVGGEGLAENSYHFDPSADERPPVSWSADALGAPFQDALPRLTSCRKDAGTGVMKATLYVDPDGKVVSAGVSGSDDRAEAAASCVVDALRGVTFPSPGSYDAKVSVTID is encoded by the coding sequence GTGATCACCAAGGTGCAGGGGTCTCTGGGGTGGATGCTCGTGGTCGCCGCGTTCGCGGGTTGCGGGGGGACGCAGCCGCCGGCGGAGGTGCCGGAGGCGGAGGGGTCCTCGTCGACGGCGCGGCGCGGTGGCTCGGGCATGGGCATCTCGGCCGAGATCGGGGCGCTCGACGAGGCCGACACGCAGGCGGTCTTCGAGAAGGCGGCCGGGAAGCTGATGCGCTGCTTCGAGCAGGGGATGCGGCGGGTGCCGTACCTGGGCGGCGAGGTGCGGCTGGCGGCGCGGGTGACGGAGTCGGGCGGGGCGCGGTGGGTCTACGTGAAAGACTCGACGCTCGGGGATCGACAGGCCGAGACTTGCATGGTGGAGACGCTGCGCGGGGTGAGCTGGCCGAAGCCGGTGGGCGGTGAGGGGCTCGCCGAGAACTCGTACCACTTCGACCCGAGCGCCGACGAGCGGCCGCCGGTCTCGTGGTCGGCCGACGCGCTGGGCGCGCCGTTCCAGGATGCGCTGCCTCGGCTCACGTCCTGCCGGAAAGACGCCGGTACCGGGGTGATGAAAGCCACGCTGTACGTGGACCCCGACGGCAAGGTGGTGAGCGCAGGGGTTTCGGGCTCGGACGATCGCGCCGAGGCCGCAGCGAGCTGTGTGGTCGACGCGCTGCGCGGGGTGACGTTCCCCTCCCCGGGGAGCTACGACGCCAAGGTCAGCGTGACCATCGACTGA
- a CDS encoding DUF362 domain-containing protein, whose amino-acid sequence MPKPKSKVAILRTSPATVLEDYHRLMNLAGYQDVVAKDADTALKVNISWHFFYPSASTTPWQLDGVIRAMKQDGYASDLIHACHNRTVVIDAHLGERENKQIDVVEAHGLRNVHLYEGEEWLHIQDAVGDLTKKFLCLNEVYPKGFSIPKRFIGENIIHLPTVKTHIFTTTTGAMKNAFGGLLNEHRHWTHPVIHETLVDLLMIQKKIHRGVFAVMDGTFAGDGPGPRCMVPHVKNVILASADQVAIDAVAAKLMGFDPLADLKFVRLAHDLGLGCGDVRDIEIVGDVDAASERWNFDGPFKEMTFASRNQHRIYWGPLKKPVEWSLKTWLAPWAYVASVTYHDLFWYPRYARAKMAPVLESDWGRLFANWGKVQPDAAGRGYPEVGEPSAELVRSGAKHFLEGARLVGMAIAESPEVLSRKRGRGPQSTHAG is encoded by the coding sequence ATGCCGAAGCCGAAGTCGAAGGTCGCCATCCTCCGCACCTCCCCCGCGACGGTCCTCGAGGACTACCACCGCCTCATGAACCTGGCCGGCTACCAGGACGTCGTGGCGAAGGACGCGGACACCGCGCTCAAGGTCAACATCTCCTGGCACTTCTTCTATCCGAGCGCGTCGACGACGCCCTGGCAGCTCGACGGGGTGATCCGGGCGATGAAGCAGGATGGCTACGCGAGCGACCTGATTCACGCTTGCCACAACCGGACGGTGGTGATCGACGCACACCTCGGGGAGCGCGAGAACAAGCAGATCGACGTGGTCGAGGCGCACGGGCTGCGGAACGTCCACCTCTACGAGGGGGAGGAGTGGCTGCACATCCAGGACGCGGTCGGCGATCTGACGAAGAAGTTCCTGTGCTTGAACGAGGTGTACCCGAAGGGGTTCTCGATCCCGAAGCGGTTCATCGGCGAGAACATCATCCACCTGCCCACGGTGAAGACGCACATCTTCACGACGACGACGGGGGCGATGAAGAACGCCTTCGGCGGGCTCTTGAACGAGCACCGGCACTGGACGCACCCGGTGATCCACGAGACGCTGGTCGATCTGCTGATGATCCAGAAGAAGATCCACCGCGGGGTCTTCGCGGTGATGGACGGGACCTTCGCCGGAGACGGGCCAGGGCCGCGCTGCATGGTGCCGCACGTGAAGAACGTGATCCTGGCGTCGGCGGATCAGGTGGCCATCGACGCGGTGGCGGCGAAGCTGATGGGCTTCGATCCGCTGGCCGATCTGAAGTTCGTGCGGCTGGCGCACGATCTGGGGTTGGGCTGCGGGGACGTGCGCGACATCGAGATCGTGGGCGATGTGGACGCGGCGAGCGAGCGCTGGAACTTCGACGGGCCGTTCAAGGAGATGACGTTCGCGTCACGGAACCAGCACCGGATCTACTGGGGGCCGCTGAAGAAGCCGGTGGAGTGGTCGCTGAAGACGTGGCTTGCGCCGTGGGCCTACGTGGCGTCGGTGACCTACCACGATCTGTTCTGGTACCCGCGCTATGCGCGGGCGAAGATGGCGCCGGTCCTGGAGAGCGACTGGGGGCGGCTGTTCGCGAACTGGGGCAAGGTGCAGCCGGATGCGGCTGGCCGGGGCTATCCGGAGGTGGGGGAGCCGAGCGCGGAGCTGGTGCGCTCGGGGGCAAAGCACTTCCTGGAGGGGGCTCGGCTGGTGGGGATGGCCATCGCAGAATCGCCAGAGGTGCTGTCCCGGAAGCGAGGTCGCGGGCCCCAGTCGACACACGCTGGCTAG
- a CDS encoding McrB family protein, giving the protein MADYPIVDGNQFILRLQERTDAGNYGPSEEWFEQALGIKVQTTYLSSLGKQYTARVGQALVQRPDGLLLLSPESFELTTRDGSSYVDKLASVVEWAPRLQVVVACVGSKENWRVEYVIGPADSEVFARCCATFPHASHRPVDVPPLPRARVEQPKSVPPPSGLDIDALARELLIEPADWLHDVMASVLRRDREGNPRPRSIVFYGPPGTGKTFLARRLARYLAMRAEMSGFVQLHPSYGYEDFFEGYRPAVATEGLALEKRAGPLRRIADHARMAPGELAVLVMDEANRGNLPRVFGELYFLLEYRDEAISLMYSADEKFSLPPNLLFIATMNTADRSVIALDQALRRRFEFVGMFPDRPPVAGMLRRYLAAHYPDGRLTWVADVVDRANERLDRNVQIGPSYFMRADLDEAAVRRIWRTSVLPSIEDQFLGRERELEELDMERLRGRAPSGNRT; this is encoded by the coding sequence GTGGCGGATTACCCCATCGTCGACGGAAACCAGTTCATCCTCCGCCTTCAGGAGCGGACTGACGCCGGAAACTACGGCCCCTCCGAGGAGTGGTTCGAGCAGGCGCTCGGCATCAAGGTCCAGACGACTTATCTCAGCTCACTCGGGAAGCAGTACACGGCGCGCGTCGGTCAGGCGCTCGTTCAACGTCCCGACGGTTTGCTTCTGCTTTCGCCCGAGTCCTTCGAACTGACGACGCGTGATGGCTCTTCCTACGTCGACAAGCTGGCCTCGGTCGTGGAGTGGGCGCCACGGCTCCAGGTCGTCGTCGCGTGTGTCGGTAGCAAGGAAAACTGGCGCGTCGAGTATGTAATCGGTCCAGCTGACTCCGAGGTCTTCGCGCGCTGCTGTGCGACGTTCCCGCACGCCAGCCATCGACCCGTCGACGTGCCGCCGCTCCCTCGCGCACGCGTCGAACAGCCGAAATCGGTTCCACCACCCTCGGGCCTCGACATCGACGCCCTCGCGCGTGAACTCCTCATCGAGCCGGCGGACTGGCTGCACGACGTCATGGCGTCCGTACTGCGCCGAGATCGTGAAGGGAATCCACGACCCCGATCCATCGTGTTCTATGGTCCACCAGGTACAGGCAAGACATTTCTGGCTCGTCGGTTGGCGCGATATCTGGCGATGCGTGCAGAGATGAGCGGTTTCGTACAGCTTCACCCGAGCTACGGATACGAGGACTTCTTCGAGGGTTATCGACCCGCGGTGGCAACCGAAGGGCTCGCACTCGAGAAAAGGGCGGGGCCGCTCCGCCGTATCGCCGATCACGCACGGATGGCTCCTGGGGAGCTTGCCGTGCTGGTCATGGACGAGGCCAACCGTGGGAACCTGCCTCGCGTCTTCGGCGAGCTTTACTTCCTGCTCGAGTACCGTGATGAGGCGATCAGCTTGATGTACTCGGCAGATGAGAAGTTTTCCTTGCCGCCGAACCTCTTGTTCATTGCCACGATGAATACCGCGGACCGTTCCGTGATCGCCCTCGACCAGGCTCTGAGGCGGCGGTTCGAGTTCGTGGGAATGTTCCCTGATCGACCCCCCGTGGCTGGCATGCTTCGCCGGTATCTCGCTGCGCACTACCCTGACGGGAGGTTGACGTGGGTCGCCGACGTCGTCGACCGTGCCAATGAGCGTCTCGACCGCAATGTGCAGATCGGGCCGAGCTACTTCATGCGAGCCGATCTCGACGAGGCCGCTGTCAGGCGGATCTGGCGTACATCGGTGCTGCCGAGCATCGAGGACCAATTCCTGGGACGCGAGCGCGAGCTGGAGGAGCTCGACATGGAGCGTCTGCGTGGCAGGGCTCCCAGTGGCAACCGCACATAG
- a CDS encoding L,D-transpeptidase → MATLYPLSPSLRPLLVLAAGAFAAGCSEPAASLSAPSRGAGAPALPEPRPALEAAANTAAPSVTGAPAAAAQGVTPSAAPEGVVAAGSVLAAPPAMADAAGEAPAGDAAGTAAADATPRIYSKARFAWIAPAPRPSKGWLGYLGLGGSVAVRGASLEAARVHGSGCDAWYAVEPVGYVCAGSGASVDPNDPAVVALRDEAPKLDSPWPYQYAESLGAPRYVTVPSAEEQRRKEWDLAAHLEKTARAREAKSEEEIRAIDKHLVGVDLRPTGVPQPELFSFGGLVREARPRVVDGSTVAYTQSFDADGRSWVVTSDQAIMPRDRLRPYPRSEFQGVWLRDGVALPIAYIRKSARPTYRRTEAGAFEPTGEELARLSWVGLTGRTEGEGKARYVETKQAGVWLLESDTTVLEQAEKIPFTKAAEPGAPPRKWLEVSVLGGWLIAYEEATPVFATLISPGRGGIPTKGVAAIETAATPTGTFRVDGKFRTATMVSSTNDLIVHSEVQYVLNFSGPHALHGAYWHDAWGEPKSGGCVNLAPIDAKQIFAWTDPPVPEGWHGMRAVSEMGRSTVVKIHR, encoded by the coding sequence ATGGCTACGCTGTACCCGCTGTCTCCGTCGCTGCGCCCGTTGCTCGTCCTCGCTGCTGGAGCATTCGCAGCAGGCTGTTCGGAGCCAGCGGCCTCCCTGTCTGCACCCTCACGGGGTGCAGGAGCGCCCGCCCTCCCGGAGCCTCGGCCGGCCCTGGAAGCCGCAGCGAACACCGCCGCTCCGTCAGTGACGGGAGCGCCGGCAGCCGCTGCGCAAGGGGTTACGCCGTCCGCAGCGCCCGAGGGCGTCGTCGCGGCGGGCAGCGTCCTTGCTGCACCGCCAGCGATGGCGGACGCGGCCGGCGAGGCCCCCGCGGGCGATGCGGCAGGCACGGCGGCAGCGGATGCGACGCCCCGGATCTACTCGAAGGCGCGGTTCGCCTGGATCGCGCCTGCCCCGCGGCCGAGCAAGGGGTGGCTGGGGTATCTGGGACTCGGGGGTTCGGTGGCGGTGCGCGGCGCAAGCCTGGAGGCGGCGCGGGTCCACGGGTCGGGCTGCGATGCGTGGTACGCGGTGGAGCCCGTCGGCTATGTCTGCGCGGGGAGCGGGGCCAGCGTCGATCCGAACGATCCCGCGGTGGTGGCGCTGCGTGACGAAGCGCCGAAGCTCGACTCGCCCTGGCCCTACCAGTACGCCGAGTCCCTGGGGGCGCCTCGCTACGTGACGGTGCCGAGCGCGGAGGAGCAGCGCCGGAAGGAATGGGATCTCGCGGCGCATCTGGAGAAGACCGCCAGGGCGCGCGAGGCGAAGAGCGAGGAGGAGATCCGGGCGATCGACAAGCATCTGGTGGGGGTGGATCTGCGCCCGACCGGGGTGCCGCAGCCAGAGCTGTTCTCGTTCGGTGGGCTGGTGCGCGAGGCGCGACCGCGCGTGGTCGATGGTTCGACCGTGGCCTACACGCAGAGCTTCGATGCCGATGGTCGCTCGTGGGTGGTCACGTCGGACCAGGCGATCATGCCGCGGGATCGGCTGAGGCCGTATCCGCGCTCGGAGTTCCAGGGGGTCTGGCTGCGTGACGGGGTGGCGTTGCCGATCGCATACATCCGCAAGTCGGCGCGGCCGACCTACCGTCGCACGGAGGCCGGGGCGTTCGAGCCGACGGGCGAGGAGCTGGCGCGGCTCTCCTGGGTGGGGCTGACCGGGCGCACCGAGGGCGAGGGGAAGGCGCGCTACGTCGAGACGAAGCAGGCCGGGGTGTGGCTGCTGGAGAGCGACACGACGGTGCTCGAGCAGGCCGAAAAGATCCCCTTCACGAAGGCAGCGGAGCCCGGAGCGCCGCCGCGCAAGTGGCTCGAGGTGAGCGTGCTCGGGGGGTGGCTGATCGCCTACGAGGAGGCGACGCCGGTCTTCGCGACGCTGATCTCTCCAGGCCGCGGTGGGATCCCGACGAAAGGGGTGGCGGCGATCGAGACGGCAGCGACGCCGACGGGGACGTTCCGTGTCGACGGCAAGTTCCGTACGGCGACCATGGTCTCCAGCACGAACGACCTGATCGTGCACTCGGAGGTGCAGTACGTGCTGAACTTCAGCGGTCCGCACGCGCTGCACGGCGCCTACTGGCACGACGCCTGGGGCGAGCCGAAGAGCGGCGGCTGCGTGAACCTGGCGCCCATCGACGCGAAGCAGATCTTCGCGTGGACCGATCCTCCCGTGCCCGAGGGCTGGCACGGGATGCGCGCGGTCTCCGAGATGGGTCGCTCGACGGTCGTGAAGATCCACCGCTGA
- a CDS encoding McrC family protein: protein MAGLPVATAHRTLRLREHGRLQGVSLTHQDLVTLTEPRARLVTIARTDGTYDIEAAQVVGTVVAHGLRVVIEPKIPIRRLLFLLGHAMSSPAFTAPTELDVAPDTLSAMALVYTDALERALRDGALNMYERRRDHLRAPRGRIDYADLVTRRFGVFPPLVCEFDEFTPDNEANRRLLAAAVVLVRAGAAAGPAGWRLAALCQHLADVTELRDTRWDTRLPRLDPRFDRYKPALSLAEIILRNSSIELRDGLTDSVGMLVDMNVLFEDFVTEGLREAMGQPRERWVRQPRDVWLDEGARLRLLPDVVWEPAHGNRVVFDVKYKRVPTARHDDVYQAAAYCQALGLRRGALVYASVHEETFIVRNGGPEIHVFALDPDGEPNQVRDRLRDLGDRLSALTT from the coding sequence GTGGCAGGGCTCCCAGTGGCAACCGCACATAGAACTCTGCGCCTCCGTGAACACGGACGGCTCCAAGGCGTGTCTCTGACGCATCAGGATCTGGTGACGCTCACAGAGCCACGTGCGCGCCTGGTGACGATCGCGCGAACCGATGGGACGTACGACATCGAGGCTGCGCAGGTCGTGGGTACGGTCGTTGCGCACGGGCTGCGTGTCGTCATCGAGCCAAAGATTCCGATCCGGCGCCTCCTGTTCCTACTCGGCCATGCAATGAGTTCGCCAGCCTTCACGGCTCCGACGGAGCTCGACGTCGCACCCGATACGTTGAGTGCGATGGCGCTCGTCTATACGGATGCGCTCGAGCGCGCCCTCCGTGATGGTGCGCTGAACATGTACGAACGTCGGCGTGACCATCTCCGCGCGCCCCGGGGTCGTATCGATTACGCCGATCTCGTGACGCGGCGATTTGGCGTTTTTCCTCCTTTGGTGTGCGAATTCGACGAGTTCACACCAGACAACGAAGCGAACCGACGCCTGCTCGCGGCTGCAGTTGTGTTGGTTCGGGCTGGTGCTGCCGCTGGTCCAGCCGGATGGCGGCTCGCAGCACTCTGCCAGCACCTCGCGGACGTCACGGAACTCCGCGACACGAGGTGGGATACTCGTCTCCCTCGACTCGATCCTCGCTTCGATCGTTACAAGCCGGCTCTCAGTTTGGCCGAGATCATCCTACGCAACTCCTCGATCGAGCTGCGAGACGGCTTGACCGACAGCGTCGGAATGCTGGTCGACATGAACGTCCTGTTCGAGGACTTCGTCACCGAAGGACTGCGCGAGGCGATGGGTCAGCCACGAGAGCGGTGGGTCCGCCAGCCTCGAGATGTCTGGCTCGACGAGGGGGCGCGCCTTCGACTGCTTCCAGACGTCGTCTGGGAGCCGGCTCATGGAAATCGGGTGGTGTTCGACGTGAAGTACAAGAGGGTGCCCACGGCGCGACACGACGACGTCTATCAGGCTGCTGCGTATTGTCAGGCGCTCGGGCTTCGGCGGGGGGCTCTCGTGTATGCGTCCGTGCACGAGGAGACGTTCATCGTCAGGAACGGTGGACCGGAGATCCACGTCTTCGCGCTCGATCCAGACGGCGAGCCGAATCAGGTGCGTGATCGACTGCGCGACCTCGGAGATCGGCTTTCGGCGCTTACGACCTGA
- a CDS encoding acyl-CoA dehydrogenase family protein: protein MDFAFTADQQRVRDAARSFAERALAPIAQEVDRSARFPEEIVPALAEQGWLAPTAQRSEGGAELDTVGFAVLVEELSRVCATAGTLVRAHGALFSEMVLRFGEPALRREVLAEAAAGRALGASALGFVPEVPGAGVTATPLGDGGYQLQGATSVVLLGPVAAQAIVVAAEGGDPSRTTALVVKRDEGLSVEAGEARLGLRGVPVGVLRLEGARVPPGRVLGEVGEGDRVIASARALSCIGVAAQALGIARAACDEAVSFAKAPRQAVGGASAGAPGAPLSEQQGVQFLVADMVTELNAARMLLLRAAALRDGGKPCLPEAAAAKLYAAGMASRAAQRALQVLGAAGWAAGAGPDRHARDARLIEIDEGSDDEQRKIVAGGML from the coding sequence ATGGACTTCGCCTTCACTGCGGACCAGCAGCGCGTGCGGGATGCAGCGCGCAGCTTCGCCGAGCGCGCGCTCGCCCCGATCGCTCAGGAAGTGGATCGTTCGGCGCGCTTCCCCGAGGAGATCGTGCCGGCCCTCGCCGAGCAAGGGTGGCTCGCACCGACGGCGCAGCGCAGCGAGGGCGGAGCCGAGCTGGACACGGTGGGGTTCGCGGTGCTCGTGGAAGAGCTGAGCCGTGTCTGCGCGACCGCAGGCACGCTCGTGCGCGCCCACGGGGCGCTGTTCTCCGAGATGGTGCTGCGGTTCGGGGAGCCGGCGCTCCGGCGAGAGGTGCTCGCCGAGGCGGCCGCGGGTCGCGCGCTCGGGGCGTCGGCGCTGGGCTTCGTGCCCGAGGTGCCGGGCGCAGGGGTGACGGCGACGCCGCTGGGAGACGGTGGTTACCAGCTCCAGGGGGCGACGTCGGTGGTGCTGCTCGGGCCAGTGGCCGCGCAAGCGATCGTGGTCGCGGCCGAGGGGGGCGATCCGTCGCGCACCACGGCGCTCGTGGTGAAGCGCGACGAGGGGCTCTCGGTGGAGGCCGGCGAGGCGCGGCTGGGGCTGCGCGGGGTGCCGGTGGGGGTGCTCCGGCTGGAGGGAGCGCGGGTGCCTCCGGGGCGGGTGCTGGGGGAGGTCGGTGAGGGGGACCGGGTGATCGCGTCGGCGCGGGCGCTGTCGTGCATCGGGGTGGCGGCACAGGCCCTGGGGATCGCGCGGGCCGCGTGTGACGAGGCGGTGAGCTTCGCGAAGGCGCCCCGGCAAGCGGTGGGTGGAGCAAGCGCCGGGGCTCCAGGGGCGCCGCTCTCGGAGCAGCAAGGGGTGCAGTTCCTCGTTGCCGACATGGTCACCGAGCTCAACGCGGCCCGGATGCTCTTGCTCAGGGCGGCGGCGCTGAGGGACGGAGGGAAGCCGTGCCTCCCGGAGGCGGCCGCGGCGAAGCTGTACGCAGCGGGCATGGCGAGCCGCGCGGCGCAGCGGGCGCTCCAGGTGCTCGGGGCGGCTGGCTGGGCCGCCGGTGCAGGGCCGGATCGGCACGCGCGGGATGCTCGGCTGATCGAGATCGATGAGGGTTCGGACGACGAGCAGCGCAAGATCGTCGCTGGAGGGATGCTGTGA
- a CDS encoding radical SAM protein gives MTNETCNHNCAFCHARRPAERPDVAAAGAVLARIDAAARGGARTLVLTGGEPALRRDLPALVTRARRALDASARPGDFLPDDPRAQPAQVLLETNGALITPARADALRRAGLDVARVHLPRWGDALDTITRDDGGFARTLAGLHALAAAGVALEVSIPLVLRTLATAPEIPTALHAAGLPVRALVLTVPVTAPDPADLATLPDVARAAEAVDAAARRAGIPARFDVGALIPPCLFQHPNRAAHLYTFTPGGAARPDFDHPDACTTCQARSICPGVPREALRRDPQLALRPIRDERTRRRLTVVSSIDDQIRRELCTRDVRRLADGTTVREHIVRINFHCNQVCRFCFVSTHLPMAPEPLIEDAITEIARAGGVLTLSGGEPTLNPRVVDYVTLGKQLGAREIELQTNATRLADPALTRALADAGLDVAFVSLHAAQAAVSDRITGAPGTFDKTVRGLDELAKTSVLVRINFVFCEQNQEEFPALVALTADRWPRAEITVSFVAASTDLVPLTPDILPRYGDVLPYLAEGVHLARERGVTLTGFESMCGIPLCLVPADLARYFALAQASTEVAPGEFLKPDDTCGTCALTAQCFGIRRGYAKLYGTTELRPIRALAAEGGPAADA, from the coding sequence ATGACCAACGAGACCTGCAACCACAACTGCGCCTTCTGCCACGCCCGCCGCCCCGCCGAGCGCCCCGACGTCGCCGCTGCCGGCGCCGTCCTCGCCCGCATCGACGCGGCGGCTCGCGGAGGCGCCCGCACCCTCGTGCTCACCGGCGGCGAGCCCGCCCTCCGCCGCGACCTGCCCGCCCTCGTCACCCGCGCCCGCAGAGCCCTCGACGCGAGCGCACGCCCTGGCGACTTCCTCCCCGACGACCCCCGCGCCCAGCCTGCGCAGGTCCTCCTCGAGACCAACGGAGCCCTCATCACCCCTGCGCGCGCCGACGCCCTCCGTCGCGCGGGCCTCGACGTCGCCCGCGTTCACCTCCCGCGCTGGGGCGACGCCCTCGACACCATCACCCGCGACGACGGCGGCTTCGCCCGCACCCTCGCGGGCCTCCACGCCCTCGCCGCCGCGGGCGTCGCCCTCGAAGTCTCCATCCCCCTCGTCCTCCGCACCCTCGCCACCGCCCCCGAGATCCCCACGGCCCTCCATGCCGCCGGCCTCCCCGTTCGCGCCCTCGTCCTCACCGTTCCCGTCACGGCCCCCGACCCCGCCGATCTCGCCACGCTCCCGGACGTCGCGCGCGCTGCCGAGGCCGTCGACGCTGCCGCCCGCCGCGCTGGCATCCCCGCCCGCTTCGACGTCGGCGCCCTCATCCCCCCCTGCCTCTTCCAGCACCCCAACCGCGCCGCGCACCTCTACACCTTCACCCCGGGCGGCGCCGCGCGCCCCGACTTCGACCACCCCGACGCCTGCACCACCTGCCAGGCCCGCTCCATCTGCCCTGGCGTCCCCCGCGAAGCCCTCCGCCGCGACCCCCAGCTCGCCCTGCGCCCCATCCGCGACGAGCGCACCCGCCGCCGCCTCACCGTCGTCTCCAGCATCGACGACCAGATCCGCCGCGAACTCTGCACCCGCGACGTCCGCCGCCTCGCCGACGGCACCACCGTCCGCGAGCACATCGTCCGCATCAACTTTCACTGCAACCAGGTCTGCCGCTTCTGCTTCGTCTCCACCCACCTCCCCATGGCCCCCGAGCCCCTCATCGAGGACGCCATCACCGAGATCGCCCGCGCCGGCGGCGTCCTCACCCTCTCCGGCGGCGAGCCCACCTTGAACCCCCGCGTCGTCGACTACGTCACCCTCGGCAAGCAGCTCGGCGCCCGCGAGATCGAGCTCCAGACCAACGCCACCCGCCTCGCCGATCCCGCGCTCACCCGGGCCCTCGCCGACGCTGGCCTCGACGTCGCCTTCGTCTCCCTCCACGCCGCCCAGGCCGCCGTCTCCGACCGCATCACCGGCGCTCCAGGCACCTTCGACAAGACCGTCCGCGGCCTCGACGAGCTGGCCAAGACCTCCGTCCTCGTGCGCATCAACTTCGTCTTCTGCGAGCAGAACCAGGAAGAGTTCCCCGCCCTCGTCGCCCTGACCGCCGACCGCTGGCCCCGCGCCGAGATCACCGTCTCCTTCGTCGCCGCCTCGACCGACCTCGTCCCGCTCACCCCCGACATCCTCCCCCGCTACGGCGACGTGCTCCCCTACCTCGCCGAAGGCGTCCACCTCGCCCGGGAGCGCGGCGTCACCCTCACCGGCTTCGAGTCCATGTGCGGCATCCCCTTGTGCCTCGTCCCTGCGGATCTGGCCCGCTACTTCGCCCTCGCCCAGGCCTCCACCGAGGTCGCCCCGGGTGAGTTCCTGAAGCCCGACGACACCTGCGGCACCTGCGCACTCACCGCCCAGTGCTTCGGCATCCGCCGCGGCTACGCGAAGCTGTACGGCACCACCGAGCTACGCCCGATCCGCGCGCTCGCCGCGGAGGGAGGCCCCGCCGCGGACGCCTGA
- a CDS encoding acyl-CoA dehydrogenase family protein, with protein MQIEPTETQLLVARTARDYAERVIRPAAADLDRESRFPTEILHGLAELGLMGVNIPSALGGAEAGVVAYALAMMEVARACASTAVTMSVTNMVAEVITTFGTPDQRARYVPRICAGEYVAGSFALSEPEAGSDPGGMRTTAEKVPGGWVLRGEKQWITSGDHAGVLIVWARTGGPGTRGISAFLVEGGTPGLRPGPHEDKLGLRASTTVPLTFDDCRIPEDALLGEREGGFRIAMMALDGGRIGIASQAVGIATGALEEATDYAKQRRQFGRPIADFPALQAQLADAKVELDAARLLTLRAASLKESGRPFSSEAAMAKLFASEAANRICQRCVQIHGGYGYVRDFAAERHLRDVRVTTIYEGTSEIQRTVIGRSALR; from the coding sequence ATGCAGATCGAGCCTACCGAGACCCAGCTCCTCGTCGCCCGCACCGCCCGTGATTACGCCGAACGCGTGATCCGGCCCGCCGCTGCCGATCTCGACCGCGAGAGCCGCTTCCCCACCGAGATCCTCCATGGCCTTGCAGAGCTCGGCCTCATGGGCGTCAACATCCCCAGCGCGCTCGGCGGCGCCGAGGCTGGCGTCGTCGCCTATGCCCTCGCCATGATGGAGGTCGCCCGCGCCTGCGCCTCCACCGCCGTCACCATGTCCGTGACCAACATGGTCGCCGAGGTCATCACCACCTTCGGCACCCCCGACCAGCGCGCCCGCTACGTCCCTCGCATCTGCGCTGGCGAATACGTCGCTGGCTCCTTTGCCCTCAGCGAGCCCGAGGCGGGCAGCGACCCGGGCGGCATGCGCACCACGGCCGAGAAGGTCCCCGGGGGCTGGGTGCTCCGCGGCGAGAAGCAGTGGATCACCAGCGGCGATCACGCCGGCGTCCTCATCGTCTGGGCCCGCACCGGCGGCCCTGGCACCCGCGGCATCTCCGCCTTCCTCGTCGAAGGCGGCACCCCGGGCCTCCGCCCTGGCCCCCACGAAGACAAGCTCGGCCTGCGCGCCTCCACCACCGTCCCCCTCACCTTCGACGACTGCCGCATCCCCGAGGACGCCCTCCTCGGCGAGCGCGAGGGCGGCTTCCGCATCGCCATGATGGCCCTCGACGGCGGCCGCATCGGCATCGCCTCCCAGGCCGTCGGCATCGCCACCGGCGCCCTCGAAGAGGCCACCGACTACGCCAAGCAGCGCCGCCAGTTCGGCCGCCCCATCGCCGACTTCCCCGCCCTCCAGGCCCAGCTCGCCGACGCCAAGGTCGAGCTCGATGCAGCCCGCCTCCTCACCCTGCGCGCCGCCTCCCTCAAGGAATCTGGCCGCCCCTTCAGCAGCGAAGCGGCGATGGCCAAGCTCTTCGCCAGCGAAGCCGCGAACCGCATCTGCCAGCGCTGCGTGCAGATCCACGGCGGCTACGGCTACGTGCGCGACTTCGCCGCCGAGCGCCACCTGCGCGACGTCCGTGTCACCACGATCTACGAAGGCACCAGCGAGATCCAGCGCACGGTCATCGGCCGCAGCGCCCTTCGCTGA